The sequence GGCTGCGCGAGGTCCAGTCCAACGAGTCCGGCTTCGGCGTGAACCTGCTGGACGGCATCCAGCACCTCACCAAGGGCGAGTCCGACAACGACATCCTCAACCGCAACCTGGCCCGCGCCGACACGGCCATCCAGGCGGGTGACACCCAGCGCGCGAACACGCTGACGGGCTACGCCACGGACGACCTGACGGCGCTGCAGTCCGCCAAGGACTCGCTGGCGGAGACCACCGCCACCGTGGCCGTCGTCGCCGCCACCACCGTGGCCGTCGTCGCGACGGGCGGCGCGGCCACGCCCCTGGCCATCGCCGGGTACGCGACGGTGGGCGCCACCACGCGCGCGGCGACGTACGCCGCCATCCAGGGCGACGCGGCCGGGGCGCAGGACCTGAGCCGCCAGGCGCTCATCGGCGCCGTGGAGGGCGGCACGGCCGTGATTCCCATTGGCAAGGGCGCCAGCGCCGTCACGGGCGGCACGCGCGCCGCGGCCACCACCGCCACGGAGGCCGCGGCCCGCACGGCCGTGCGCGAGACGACGGAAGGCACGGTGCGCGCCGCCATCAAGCAGGGCGTGAAGGAGGGCGCCATCGGCGGCGCGGCGGGCGGCGCCACGGACGCGGCCACGCAGAGCGAGACGTGGAAGGACGGCGCCCTGACGGGCATGGGCCGCGTGGCCACCCGCGCGGTGACGGACGGCACCGTGGGCGCGGTGACGGGCGGCATCGTCAGCGGCGGCCTGGCCAAGGGCGGCGAGCTGCTCAAGCCGCGCGAAATCCCCGTGCTGCGCAACCCGGACCTGCCGGGCAACACCACCAAGGTGCGCTACGACAACGGCCAGGTGCGCATCGAGGCGGGGCCGCTCGCCACGCCCGCGGACATCGCCGCGCACCAGGACACGGCCCGCCTGCTCCAGAAGTACGAGGGGCCCACCGGGCAGATCCGCCAGCTCAAGGACCGCGTCCAGCAGGCCCTCACCAAGACGCCGGGCTACGGCACGCAGGGCTTCGAGTCCAAGCTGGAGGTGCAGAAGCTCAAGAACATCCTCGGCGGCCTGGAGGCGGCGCAGCAGCGCATCGACGACAGCATCGCCAGCATGAGCGGCAAGCCCTCCGCGGCCACCGTCGCCGAGCGCGCGGCGCTCCAGCGCGACATCGCCAACGTGGAGTTCCAGATTGAATTCCACGCGAAGCGGCTGGAGTCGCTGGCGCCGGGCACGGGCTCCGTGGCCATGCACGGCACGCCCACCGCGACGCCGGACTGGCCGGACGTGGGCAAGACGGTGAACACCGTGGGCCAGGTGCAGCCGCCCCCGACGGCCCCGATGAACGCGGCGGAGCAGGCCGCCATCAACGACCCGCGCCTGCCGACGGAGACGAAGCCCCAGTTCAAGGCCCGCCAGGCGGACGGGCACCGCGCGTACGCGGAGCGCACCTACGACCCGAAGACGCGCACCCAGGCGGAGCTCAACCGGGACATGGACCCGAGCCCCTTCACCCGGGTGGATCCGACGACCGGGCAGAAGGTGCCCGTGGAGACGCAGCAGTACGCCCGGGTCCGCGCGGAGAAGGCCCAGACGGAGATCCTGCGCCGCGGCGTCATCCGCGAGCAGCAGCTGGCGGACGCGTTCCCGAACGGCCCCACGCTCAACGTCAACGCCAACGACGCGGCCCACGGCGCCGCCCACAACGCGCACACCATCGACCGGCACGGCGCGGCGCTGCCCACGAACGTCGTGGACGCGCCTCCCGGAGCCCGCACCATCGAGAGCCGCGTCACCACGGGCGACGGCTGGGGGAGCATCGAGAACAACTCGTTCCAGTGGTCCAGCGACGCGACCATGGACGCGACCATCAACAAGTACGTCGCCGACAACTGGAGCACCATCAAGGACGAGCTCGCCCTGTACGGCTACAGCGACCGCCTGAACATCCCCGCGCCCCCTGGCGTGACGGTGGGCAAGGGCTTCACGGCCACGGTGGACACGGCGGGCAACCGGACGGTGTCCGCCGCCACCGCGGGCAGCTACAACATCCGGCTGCGCCTCATCGACGGCACCCCGCCGCAGGTGATGGTATTGACCGCCTTCCCTGGTCCCTGAGGCGAACCTCCCCATGAACGCCGATCCCAAGGCAAGCGCCCGCTTCGAAGAGCTCAAGGCACGCATGGAGGCCCTCCAGAAGGCGCCCGCGCTGGAGAAGGCGCGCACCTTCCTGGAGGCCTTCTGCGCCCCCAACGGGGCCCTGTCCGAAGTGGAGGACCAGATCCAGCACGCGCTGGGCTTCAACGCCATCCCGGTGCGGACGGGGCTCGAAGGGCTGGAGGCCGTGCTCGCGGACGCGAAGGTGCCGTCCGCGACGCTCGTGTCGCTGGCGCGTGAGGACGCGAAGCGCCAGGAGCTGCCCGCCACGCCCACCGCTGCCCGGGACTACCTGGGCCAGGTCGTGGCCGTGCTGCGCAAGCACCTGCCCAAGGAGCCCGAGGTCGAGGGCGTGGCCGGCTTCGGCATCGACGAGGTCTACAACCTGCGAGACCCAGCCGGGAAGCTGGAGCGGCTGCGCTGCATCGACGTGGTGGGCGTGGGCAAGGAGAGCTTCGCGGTGCTCGTGCCGGAGCACGCCAGCGAGGACAAGGGCCCCTTCACCGTCTACCGCTACCAGGCGGTGGTCGGGCAGCCCTTCAAGTACGACCGCGTGTCGGACGCGGCGCTCATCGCGAAGGTGCTCAAGGCGACCCAGGGCTGAGCCGAGGCCGCCGTGCCCCTGCCGCGCAACGACTACCTCCCGCAGCTCGCCGTCGTCGGAAACGCGCGGCTGCGGGGACACGACCTGCGGGCGCAGGTGATTGACGATCCCGGCGGCGCGGCGCTCGTGCGCGGGCCGGACGACTTCGGCGGCTTCGCCCTGCCGGACGGCGGCTTCGAGCCGTCGTTCTACGTCTGGCTGGACGTGATGAAGGCACGCGGGCTCGTCGCGCTCCGCGTGCTCACGGACAGCGACCCGGCGGACTGGATCCTCCAGGCGCCGCCCCCTCCCCTGCCCCGGTTGCCGGACTTCGTCCTCGTCTTCGGGGACCGGGAGACGGGCTACGCATTCCGCTTCGACGGCGACGCCACGGGCACGCGGGAGGTCTTCGTCCCGGTGGAGGTTCCCCGGAAGGTGGCGGTTCCAGCCGTGGACGCGGCGGAGCGCGAGCTGCTGGAGGCGACGCGCGACTCCGTGCGGTTCCTGGAGCTAAAGGTCCCGCGCGACGACCGCACCGCCGTCTTCCACGAGGCCATGGGGCGCGAGGCGCTGGAGCTGCTCACGGCCTCCGAGGCGCGCTTCGGGGAGCTGCTCGCGGCTCGGCGGCGGGCTCGGTTGAACCAGCTGCGCAAGGACTACAAGCCCCAGCCCGGCTACACGAAGGCGATGCGGCCGGCGGTGCTGGAGCAGGCGGACCGCGTCCAGCGGATGACCGACCTCGCGCGTGTCATGGAGGAGGCGGGGCTGTCCTGGCGCGCGCAGCGGCTGGCGCTGGTGACGTCAGGACTCCACCCGCTCAACATGCGCCACGAGCGCACGTCGGAGGACGTGCTCCCGGACTACGTGCGCCACCCCGGCTACATCGCGGTGGGCTCCAGGTTGGATCAGGCCGCGGCGGCCGCGCGCAACGCGGCGCTGAACGCCACGGCCTGACGCTCGCGTTCAGCGGCGCGCGTAGGAACCGGTGCGCAGCTCCTCGAGGAGGCTCGGTCCCTTGGGCGCCCAGCCAAGGAGCTTCTCCGCTTTCTGGGACGTGAACTGCTGATCCAGCGCCAGCGCGTCCGCGAAGGGGCCGAACTGCTTGCGCGCCTCCTCCAGCGGCCAGGCCTTCGTCTTGCCGGCCACGCCCGCTCCCTCGCTCGCCGCCTGGGCAATGTCCTTCACCTTCACGGGCTTGCCCTGCGTGGCCAGGAGCACCGTGCCCGAGGGGGCCTTCTCCACGGCGCGCACGTAGAGGTCCGCCAGGTCCTCCACGAACACCACCGGCCAGTGGTTCTCACCCGTGCCCACGTAGGTGACGGCGCCCGAGTCCTTCACGGACCCGGTGAGCATGGCGGGAATGCCGGTGCCCTGCCCGTAGACGACGCCCGGACGGATGACGATGCCGCGCACGCCCGGGGTGTTCAGCACGCGCTGCTCCACGCCGGGGCGCCACGCGACGAGCGGCGTGGCGTTCAGCGGCGAGTCCTCGTTGGCGACGCCCTGCGTGTGGCCGTGCACCCAGACACCGCTCGTGTAGAGGAACGTCTTGTTCGTGCCCTGGAGCGCGCCCAGCACCGCCGCCACGGCCGGCGTGTCCACGTCCTTGTCGTTGGCCGTCGCCGTCCAGAGGACCGCGTCCACGTCCTTCGCCACGGCCGCCAGCCCCGCCGGGTCCTTCAGGTCGCCCTGCGCCACCTGGACGCCCCTGGCGGCCAGCTTGCTCCGCGCGTCGTCCGACCGTGCCAGCCCCACCACCTGGTGGCCCGCGCGCTTGAGCGCGTCCACGACCGCCGCACCGATGTACCCCGTCGCGCCCGTCACAAGGATTCTCATGGTCCGCCCCTTCTTCCGATTCGGGTTCGCGCCCCCAGATGCGCTGCGGCCCTCCGGGTTTCACCCCGGCAGGAGGGAGGCATCCGGGGCGCGGATGGCCTACCCTGGGGCCCCATGAGCTTCGCCGACAAGCTGCGCGTCTGGATGCCCCTGCACGAGAACGGCGTCAGCCGCGCCGTGCACTTCGTGGGGGCCTACCTCTTCACCTTCGCCCTGCTGGTGCCCCTGTGCTGGGTGCGCGTGCCCGGCACGCCGCTGACCGCCGCGCACCTGCTGGTGGCCGCGGTGGCCCTGTACGCCGTGACGCTGGAGTGGACCGCCGGCCTGCTCATGGCCCTGCCGCTCATCCCCACGCTCCTCTCCGCCCAGGCCGTGGCCGGGCTGCCCACGGGGACGGCCGCGGGTATCGCCCTGGGCGTCATGGTCTTCCGTTTCGCGCTGGTGGTGGGCGCGCACGTCGTCTTCGAGAAGAAGACCCACGGCCTGTCCCTGGGCGGCCCGCTGCTCTTCTTCATCGAGCCCGTGTACCTGCTCACCCTGGTGCTCTTCTCCCTGGGCATGAAGCAGGACCTGCGCGCGCGCGTGGCCGCCAGCGCCTGAGGCGTCCAGGCCCTCAGGGCGCCCGGGCGTTCACCATGGCGATGCCCGCCAGGATGACGCCGATGGCCAGCAGCATGGGCAGCGTCAGGTGCTCGTTGAAGAAGAGCAGCCCGGACAGCACGCCCGTCGCGGAGACGACGTAGCCGAACTGGCTGAAGTACACCGGGTCCGCGACGCGCTGGAAGTGGAAGTACACGCGGTAGCCCAGGCTGGTGAAGACACACTGGGCCAGGATGACCGTCCAGCCCGCCATGCCCGGGCGGGTCAGCCCGCCGTTCGCCGCCAGCAGCGGCAGCAGCGCCAGCGCCCCGCCCAGCAGCATGCCGCCGGCCAGGAGGCTGGCGGACGCGCCCTTGGGCATGCGCAGCTTCCGGTACACGTTGCCGGCCGCGATGCTGATGGGCGTGCAGAGCGCCAGCGCCAGCCACCACGCGGAGCCCGAGCCGCCCGCCATGCCCCGCCCCAGCACCAGCAGGGCCGCGCCCCCCAGCCCCACCACGATGCCCGCCAGCCGCAGGGGCCGGTAGCGCTCGATGCCCAGGCCCCAGGCAAAGGCATACGTGAACAGCGGCGGCAGCGTGTACACCAGCGACGTCACGCTGGTGCCCACGCTCTGCATGACGATGAACGTGACGCTGTTGGGCACGGCGACGCTCAGCACCCCGGCGATGAGGCTGTAGGTCAGCACGGGCCGGGCCTCCGGCGCCGTGGCGGAGCCGCGCGCTCCCGCGAACGCCAGCGCGAGGCCGCTG comes from Corallococcus macrosporus and encodes:
- a CDS encoding annexin, whose protein sequence is MAIDGPRNNGLPRTLPQQPPAPKPAPPPPPPPPPAPKPAPRDSSSFEPRPQARTSASPGAAAAAAAAAAKAAAAAKAAAAATTANAVPQRNTVIGPPAPAQPQAPATPPYTQAQADKDASALREAMDGGMTGWGTDEDKIFKTLEGKTPDQIAMIRQSYQDHYGKNLDAKIRDELGGSDLQRAEGLLQGNAAKSDAVNLQSEMDSVFGSNEDMLKVLEKRSPAERHAIAQQFADLHGGTPAGQKPEDVLLARLSREMDGAQLARARSMLGAGQASTPAEANALETQALKAGLEEDMAGWGTDEGRIFERLERATPEQRAVLAQDAGLKAKLKDELSTEEYDRAIGLMQGNPAQADAARLREAMNGFFGADESGVRDILQGKEKDELAAIKAEYQRQTGKSLESQIQGWDRGDRDVTMRLLNPPAANDKQGQAEATAERLHLAMDGLGTDEDAIRSALAGKSKTDLDAVAAAYQQKYGKDLRAELDGELDGRDELELLKQDYDLGAIDPNDPNGAQERVRRLREVQSNESGFGVNLLDGIQHLTKGESDNDILNRNLARADTAIQAGDTQRANTLTGYATDDLTALQSAKDSLAETTATVAVVAATTVAVVATGGAATPLAIAGYATVGATTRAATYAAIQGDAAGAQDLSRQALIGAVEGGTAVIPIGKGASAVTGGTRAAATTATEAAARTAVRETTEGTVRAAIKQGVKEGAIGGAAGGATDAATQSETWKDGALTGMGRVATRAVTDGTVGAVTGGIVSGGLAKGGELLKPREIPVLRNPDLPGNTTKVRYDNGQVRIEAGPLATPADIAAHQDTARLLQKYEGPTGQIRQLKDRVQQALTKTPGYGTQGFESKLEVQKLKNILGGLEAAQQRIDDSIASMSGKPSAATVAERAALQRDIANVEFQIEFHAKRLESLAPGTGSVAMHGTPTATPDWPDVGKTVNTVGQVQPPPTAPMNAAEQAAINDPRLPTETKPQFKARQADGHRAYAERTYDPKTRTQAELNRDMDPSPFTRVDPTTGQKVPVETQQYARVRAEKAQTEILRRGVIREQQLADAFPNGPTLNVNANDAAHGAAHNAHTIDRHGAALPTNVVDAPPGARTIESRVTTGDGWGSIENNSFQWSSDATMDATINKYVADNWSTIKDELALYGYSDRLNIPAPPGVTVGKGFTATVDTAGNRTVSAATAGSYNIRLRLIDGTPPQVMVLTAFPGP
- a CDS encoding NAD-dependent epimerase/dehydratase family protein; protein product: MRILVTGATGYIGAAVVDALKRAGHQVVGLARSDDARSKLAARGVQVAQGDLKDPAGLAAVAKDVDAVLWTATANDKDVDTPAVAAVLGALQGTNKTFLYTSGVWVHGHTQGVANEDSPLNATPLVAWRPGVEQRVLNTPGVRGIVIRPGVVYGQGTGIPAMLTGSVKDSGAVTYVGTGENHWPVVFVEDLADLYVRAVEKAPSGTVLLATQGKPVKVKDIAQAASEGAGVAGKTKAWPLEEARKQFGPFADALALDQQFTSQKAEKLLGWAPKGPSLLEELRTGSYARR
- a CDS encoding Mpo1-like protein; amino-acid sequence: MSFADKLRVWMPLHENGVSRAVHFVGAYLFTFALLVPLCWVRVPGTPLTAAHLLVAAVALYAVTLEWTAGLLMALPLIPTLLSAQAVAGLPTGTAAGIALGVMVFRFALVVGAHVVFEKKTHGLSLGGPLLFFIEPVYLLTLVLFSLGMKQDLRARVAASA
- a CDS encoding DMT family transporter; amino-acid sequence: MNSPTLVGTRLRQLGDAPLLLLVATGVLLGSMLPMSRVARAEGWSPLAFAFWPALGSGLALAFAGARGSATAPEARPVLTYSLIAGVLSVAVPNSVTFIVMQSVGTSVTSLVYTLPPLFTYAFAWGLGIERYRPLRLAGIVVGLGGAALLVLGRGMAGGSGSAWWLALALCTPISIAAGNVYRKLRMPKGASASLLAGGMLLGGALALLPLLAANGGLTRPGMAGWTVILAQCVFTSLGYRVYFHFQRVADPVYFSQFGYVVSATGVLSGLLFFNEHLTLPMLLAIGVILAGIAMVNARAP